A stretch of the Candidatus Krumholzibacteriia bacterium genome encodes the following:
- the ftsY gene encoding signal recognition particle-docking protein FtsY, which yields MFRKPLAGLRRGLEKTRDSMFGRVRELVTRRAKLDASTLDEIEAILIGSDMGVEAAARITDGVRRRVRGETFSAEEMEAVEEAIRAEVLELLGGASPTAAERLQGKPHVLLVVGVNGTGKTTSVGKLAWMYQQSLGKRVILGAADTYRAAAVEQLAIWAERTGATLIRQKHGADPAAVAYDTLQSAQARDADVVIIDTAGRLHTKTSLMEELRKIRRAVQKLDPTAPHETLLVLDANTGQNGLVQAREFLAAVQVTGLFLAKLDGTAKGGIVLAIRQALQVPVHFVGVGESLEDLEEFEPASFAAALVERR from the coding sequence TTGTTTAGGAAACCTCTCGCCGGCCTCCGGCGCGGCCTCGAAAAGACACGCGACAGCATGTTCGGGCGCGTCCGCGAGCTGGTGACGCGGCGGGCGAAGCTCGATGCCTCGACGCTCGACGAGATCGAGGCCATCCTCATCGGCTCCGACATGGGTGTGGAGGCGGCCGCACGCATCACCGACGGCGTGCGCCGGCGCGTGCGGGGCGAGACTTTCTCCGCCGAGGAGATGGAGGCGGTGGAAGAGGCCATTCGCGCCGAGGTCCTGGAACTCCTGGGTGGCGCGTCTCCGACGGCGGCGGAGCGCCTGCAAGGCAAACCCCACGTGCTTCTCGTCGTCGGCGTCAACGGCACCGGGAAGACGACGTCGGTCGGCAAGCTCGCCTGGATGTATCAGCAGAGCCTGGGCAAGAGGGTGATCCTGGGGGCCGCGGACACCTACCGCGCCGCCGCCGTCGAGCAGCTCGCCATCTGGGCGGAACGCACCGGTGCCACGCTGATTCGGCAGAAGCACGGCGCCGACCCGGCGGCGGTGGCCTACGACACGCTGCAGTCCGCTCAGGCGCGCGACGCCGACGTCGTCATCATCGACACGGCGGGGCGCTTGCACACCAAGACCAGTCTCATGGAAGAGCTGCGCAAGATCCGCCGTGCGGTGCAGAAGCTCGATCCCACGGCGCCGCACGAGACGCTGCTGGTGCTCGACGCCAACACCGGCCAGAACGGTCTGGTGCAAGCACGGGAGTTCCTCGCCGCCGTGCAGGTGACGGGTCTCTTCCTCGCCAAGCTCGACGGCACCGCCAAGGGTGGTATCGTGCTCGCCATCCGTCAGGCGCTCCAGGTGCCGGTCCACTTCGTCGGCGTCGGGGAGAGCCTGGAGGACCTGGAGGAGTTCGAGCCCGCCAGCTTCGCCGCGGCCCTCGTCGAACGCCGGTGA
- a CDS encoding fibronectin type III domain-containing protein, whose amino-acid sequence MSTGHGFRALGFTLLFVAALAPATARAADCLTNPEVKINGQVYNNICNLLGSPSGLAGNNGGITIEIDAAEGEQFSELWVLANYSDNRSSANLFPGVGSGSLDCDDFDIPEAVYLDIGGSGAVPTSTVWRPRFGGAATLGLAAKCLADPEDPPGGGIFLIQPLLTFIARSTDIEGDGDTDEADENSLRAAIGTGATQFDLNFDSSIDDAGDLPILITEAKRRVILPYGTSAWASEDCYDAPCPEFPCGGSPVAYTMFPPAAPVVSLTVLNATTTRLSWPAVADDQTGSGASRPASGYEVRRSSAPITAGNWDSASIVTTVGPGDLGTTVLVNVSRPPNTSCSWYYAVKAKDDVDNLSAVSNSPADQIDVTAPATITNLSGAPGGLMVRLNWTAPGDDGSTGTASLYDVRYTVGTGAFNWATATAAAAFSPAPAGFAECIVVDQLQSNTNYKFAVKTRDDCGNWSAQSNVFSTKTKPASFTVSCDPGKAAPAGGADGSILAVSVLGSDTGEPGLKRIRFDLPRDVEGQPYDLSVFDVRGRRVSRIEAGTATAGEFHVDWRPSAQRLAAGFYIIRLRAGGQQATTPLVLQ is encoded by the coding sequence ATGTCGACCGGCCATGGCTTCCGGGCCCTTGGGTTCACGCTTCTGTTCGTTGCTGCCCTGGCACCCGCCACGGCTCGAGCGGCGGACTGCTTGACGAATCCTGAGGTCAAGATCAACGGCCAAGTTTACAACAACATCTGCAATCTGCTCGGGAGTCCGAGTGGTCTCGCGGGCAACAACGGCGGTATCACGATCGAAATCGATGCCGCCGAAGGGGAACAATTCAGCGAACTCTGGGTGCTGGCCAATTATTCGGACAATCGTTCGTCGGCCAACCTGTTCCCGGGGGTCGGCAGCGGCTCTCTCGATTGCGACGACTTTGACATCCCGGAAGCGGTCTACCTGGATATCGGCGGCTCCGGCGCCGTGCCCACCAGCACGGTCTGGCGTCCTCGGTTCGGCGGTGCAGCCACTCTGGGACTTGCAGCGAAATGTCTCGCAGACCCTGAAGACCCGCCAGGCGGGGGTATCTTCCTGATCCAGCCCTTGCTCACTTTCATCGCCAGGTCGACGGACATCGAAGGCGACGGTGACACCGACGAAGCCGACGAGAATTCGTTGCGAGCGGCGATCGGCACGGGCGCAACGCAGTTCGACTTGAACTTCGACAGCAGCATCGACGACGCGGGGGATCTCCCGATCCTCATCACGGAAGCAAAGCGGCGCGTCATCCTTCCTTATGGCACGTCGGCGTGGGCGAGCGAGGATTGCTACGATGCCCCCTGTCCGGAATTCCCCTGCGGTGGAAGCCCGGTCGCCTACACGATGTTTCCGCCTGCCGCTCCTGTCGTTTCTTTGACGGTCCTCAACGCGACGACAACCCGGCTCAGCTGGCCGGCCGTCGCGGACGACCAGACAGGGAGTGGAGCGTCGCGGCCTGCTTCTGGCTACGAAGTCCGCCGAAGCAGTGCACCCATCACGGCCGGCAATTGGGACAGCGCGTCGATCGTCACGACGGTCGGCCCGGGCGACCTAGGCACGACGGTTCTCGTCAACGTGAGCCGCCCGCCCAATACCTCGTGCTCTTGGTACTATGCGGTCAAGGCCAAGGACGATGTCGACAACCTCTCCGCGGTCAGCAATTCGCCCGCAGACCAGATCGACGTGACGGCGCCGGCGACGATTACCAACTTGTCCGGCGCGCCTGGCGGCCTGATGGTGCGCTTGAACTGGACCGCACCCGGTGACGACGGATCGACGGGCACCGCCAGTCTCTACGACGTTCGCTACACTGTCGGTACCGGCGCCTTCAATTGGGCCACGGCAACCGCCGCCGCTGCTTTCAGCCCCGCGCCAGCTGGGTTTGCGGAATGCATCGTCGTCGACCAGTTGCAGTCGAACACGAACTACAAGTTCGCAGTCAAGACACGGGACGACTGCGGGAATTGGTCGGCCCAGAGCAATGTGTTTTCCACCAAGACCAAGCCCGCGTCGTTTACCGTCAGCTGCGATCCAGGCAAGGCCGCTCCGGCTGGTGGCGCCGACGGGTCGATTCTCGCGGTGTCCGTCCTCGGGAGCGACACGGGTGAACCGGGGCTCAAGCGGATCCGATTCGATCTCCCTCGGGACGTGGAGGGGCAGCCCTACGATCTCTCGGTGTTCGACGTTCGCGGCCGGCGGGTCAGCCGCATCGAGGCCGGAACGGCGACTGCAGGCGAGTTCCATGTAGACTGGCGGCCGAGCGCGCAACGGCTGGCCGCCGGCTTCTACATCATCCGACTGCGTGCTGGCGGCCAACAGGCCACCACTCCGTTGGTTCTCCAGTAG